The DNA sequence GGTGGGCGACTTGATCGCGGCCGCCCGAACCAACGTAGCCTCTGAGCGGGGATGAAATCGCCTCGTTGCCGCCCGGGCGGCCTGCGCCACCCAAAGTAGTCCGCAAACTGCTCCGGATAGACTTTCATGCGAAGGGAGTTAATGGATGAGCACACCGTCTAGCGCTTCGGGAACCGGAGCGGATAGGGGAGAAGGCCGGCTCGAGCCGCCGGCAGCGCCGCTGACCGCCGACGAACTCCATCGGCTCGACGCCTACTGGCGCGCGGCGAACTACCTCTCGGTTGGCCAGATTTACCTCCTGGACAATCCCCTGCTTCGCGAGCCCCTTGCCAAGTCGCATGTGAAGCCGCGTTTGCTGGGGCACTGGGGCACGACCCCCGGTCTCAACTTCATCTACGCGCATTTCAACCGCATCATCAGGAAGAACGACCTCAACGTCATCTACATCGCCGGTCCCGGCCACGGCGGCCCCGGACTTGTGGCAAATACGTATCTCGAAGGGACGTACAGCGAGTTCTATCCCAACATCTCGCAGGATGAGGACGGCATGCGCCGTCTCTTCAAGCAGTTCTCGTTCCCCGGCGGCATTCCAAGCCACGTGGCGCCCGAAACGCCGGGCTCTATCCACGAGGGCGGCGAACTGGGCTATTCGGTGTCCCACGCGTACGGTGCGGCATTTGACAACCCCGATCTGCTCGTCTGCTGCGTCGTGGGCGACGGTGAAGCTGAGACCGGGCCGCTTGCCGCCAGTTGGCATTCCAACAAGTTTCTCAACCCGGCCACCGATGGCGCGGTCCTGCCTATTCTCCACCTGAACGGCTACAAGATCGCGAACCCAACGGTGCTGGCGCGCATTTCGCACGACGAGTTGCGGGACCTGTTCGTCGGGTACGGGTACAAGCCCTACTTCGTGGAAGGGTCCGATCCCGTTGAAGTTCACCAGTTGATGGCCGCCACTCTGGATACCGTCGTTGCCGAGATCAGGGGCATCCAGGCAGAGGCGCGAAGCACAGGCGTGGGGGAGCGCCCGCGGTGGCCGATGATCGTTATGCGGACACCCAAGGGCTGGACCGGCCCAAAGGACGTGGACGGCCTGAAGACCGAGGGATACTGGAGATCCCACCAGGTTCCCATCCCCGATATGCACACACCCGAGCATATCGCCCTGCTGGAAAAGTGGCTGAAGTCGTACAAGCCGGAGGAACTGTTCGACGAATCCGGCGCTCTCATCCCGGAACTGCGCGAACTGGCGCCCAAGGGCGAACGGCGCATGGGGGCGAACCCGCACGCCAACGGCGGCATTCTTCTGCGCGACCTCAAGATGCCCGATTTCCGCAGATACGCGGTAGACGTGCCAAAGCCTGGTACGGTGGTGTCCGAGGCCACACGCATCCTCGGCACGTTCCTGCGGGATGTGATGGCGGAGAACCTTGAGAGCCGCAATTTCCGCGTAGTAGGACCGGACGAAACGACATCAAACCGGCTGGGCGCGATTCTGGAGGCCACGGACCGGACGTGGCTCGCGGAGCATCTCTCGTACGACGATCACCTCGCGCCCGACGGGCGCGTAATGGAGATCCTGTCCGAGCACACGTGCCAGGGTTGGCTGGAAGGTTATCTGCTCACCGGCCGGCACGGCTTCTTCAGCTGCTACGAGGCGTTCATCCACCTGGTGGACTCCATGTTCAACCAGCACGCCAAGTGGCTCAACACCACGCGGCACATCCCGTGGCGAAGGCCCATCGCGTCGCTCAACTATCTGTTGACGTCGCACGTATGGCGGCAGGACCATAATGGATTCTCGCATCAGGACCCGGGCTTCATAGACCACGTGGTGAACAAGAAGTCCAGCGTGGTCCGCGTTTATCTCCCGCCGGACGCCAACTCGCTGCTTTCCGTCGGCGATCACTGCCTTCGAAGCCGGCATTACGTGAATGTCATCATTGCGGGGAAGCAGCCGGCGCTTCAGTTCCTCGACATGGACGCCGCCATCCACCACTGCACCGCCGGTATCGGCATATGGAAATGGGCCAGCAACGATCAGGACGGCGATCCCGACGTTGTCATGGCGTGCTGCGGCGATGTTCCCACGCTGGAAACCCTGGCCGCCGTGGACATCCTTCGCCAGAACGTCCCCGATCTCAAGGTCCGCGTGGTCAACGTGGTTGACCTGATGAAACTCCAGCCCGAGCGGGAGCATCCGCACGGCCTGAGCGACCGCGATTTCGATACGCTGTTCACCACGGACAAGCCGATCATATTCGCGTTCCACGGCTACCCCTGGCTCATCCACCGGCTGACCTACCGACGCACCAACCACGACAACCTCCACGTCCGAGGCTACAAGGAAGAGGGGACCACGACCACGCCGTTCGACATGTGCGTCCTGAATGACATCGACCGGTTCCACCTGGTGGGTGACGTCATCGACCGCGTGCCCAGCCTCGGCTACCACGCCGCGCACTGGAAGCAG is a window from the Armatimonadota bacterium genome containing:
- a CDS encoding phosphoketolase family protein, with protein sequence MSTPSSASGTGADRGEGRLEPPAAPLTADELHRLDAYWRAANYLSVGQIYLLDNPLLREPLAKSHVKPRLLGHWGTTPGLNFIYAHFNRIIRKNDLNVIYIAGPGHGGPGLVANTYLEGTYSEFYPNISQDEDGMRRLFKQFSFPGGIPSHVAPETPGSIHEGGELGYSVSHAYGAAFDNPDLLVCCVVGDGEAETGPLAASWHSNKFLNPATDGAVLPILHLNGYKIANPTVLARISHDELRDLFVGYGYKPYFVEGSDPVEVHQLMAATLDTVVAEIRGIQAEARSTGVGERPRWPMIVMRTPKGWTGPKDVDGLKTEGYWRSHQVPIPDMHTPEHIALLEKWLKSYKPEELFDESGALIPELRELAPKGERRMGANPHANGGILLRDLKMPDFRRYAVDVPKPGTVVSEATRILGTFLRDVMAENLESRNFRVVGPDETTSNRLGAILEATDRTWLAEHLSYDDHLAPDGRVMEILSEHTCQGWLEGYLLTGRHGFFSCYEAFIHLVDSMFNQHAKWLNTTRHIPWRRPIASLNYLLTSHVWRQDHNGFSHQDPGFIDHVVNKKSSVVRVYLPPDANSLLSVGDHCLRSRHYVNVIIAGKQPALQFLDMDAAIHHCTAGIGIWKWASNDQDGDPDVVMACCGDVPTLETLAAVDILRQNVPDLKVRVVNVVDLMKLQPEREHPHGLSDRDFDTLFTTDKPIIFAFHGYPWLIHRLTYRRTNHDNLHVRGYKEEGTTTTPFDMCVLNDIDRFHLVGDVIDRVPSLGYHAAHWKQTLRDKLIEHRQYVTEHGDDLTEIKNWTWPY